In Pseudomonas hamedanensis, a single window of DNA contains:
- a CDS encoding phosphotransferase family protein: MALTDQSTRIRSGEELDASLIDPYLKAHIPGLTGTPAISQFPGGASNLTYLLEYPQQEFVLRRPPFGHKAKSAHDMGREFRILNQLRDGFPYCPKAYVHCTDEAVIGAEFYVMERVNGIILRAELPPELGLDSAKTEALCKSFIDRFVELHRVDYNACGLGDLGKPEGYVARQIKGWSERYEKALTPDAPHWEKVKTWLNDKMPADHPTSSIVHNDYRFDNVILDPDNPMQIIGVLDWELTTLGDPLMDLGNTLAYWIQADDPAPVQLMRRQPSHAPGMLTRREFVDYYAERSGIQIDNFDFYYTYGLFRLAGIVQQIYYRFYHGQTQDKRFAQFIHMNKLLEQMSLQVISKSSL, translated from the coding sequence ATGGCGCTTACTGACCAGTCCACCCGTATCCGCTCCGGCGAAGAACTCGATGCCAGCCTGATCGATCCGTACCTCAAGGCGCACATTCCGGGCCTGACCGGCACACCTGCAATCAGCCAGTTTCCCGGCGGTGCGTCGAACCTGACCTACCTGCTCGAATACCCGCAGCAGGAGTTTGTCCTGCGCCGCCCACCGTTCGGCCACAAGGCCAAATCGGCCCACGACATGGGCCGTGAATTCCGCATCCTCAATCAATTGCGTGACGGCTTTCCGTACTGCCCGAAAGCCTACGTGCATTGCACCGACGAAGCCGTGATTGGCGCCGAGTTCTACGTGATGGAACGCGTCAACGGCATTATCCTGCGCGCCGAACTGCCACCGGAACTGGGCCTCGATTCGGCAAAAACCGAAGCGCTGTGCAAAAGCTTCATCGACCGTTTCGTCGAACTGCACCGCGTTGACTACAACGCCTGCGGCCTCGGCGACCTCGGCAAGCCTGAAGGCTACGTCGCCCGCCAGATCAAAGGCTGGAGCGAACGCTACGAAAAAGCCCTGACCCCGGACGCCCCGCACTGGGAGAAAGTCAAAACCTGGCTCAACGACAAGATGCCGGCCGACCACCCGACCTCAAGCATCGTCCACAACGATTACCGCTTCGATAACGTCATCCTCGACCCGGACAACCCGATGCAAATCATCGGCGTACTCGACTGGGAACTGACCACCCTCGGCGACCCGCTGATGGACCTGGGCAACACCCTCGCCTACTGGATCCAGGCCGACGATCCGGCGCCGGTGCAACTGATGCGCCGCCAGCCGAGCCACGCACCGGGCATGCTGACCCGCCGTGAGTTCGTCGATTACTACGCCGAGCGCTCGGGCATCCAGATCGACAATTTCGACTTCTACTACACCTACGGCCTGTTCCGTCTGGCCGGCATCGTGCAGCAGATCTACTACCGCTTCTACCATGGCCAGACCCAGGACAAACGCTTCGCGCAGTTCATTCACATGAACAAACTGCTCGAGCAGATGAGCTTGCAGGTCATTTCGAAATCGAGCCTCTGA
- a CDS encoding SDR family oxidoreductase translates to MSKTQLFDLDGKIAFVSGASRGIGEAIAKLLAQQGAHVIVSSRKLDGCQHVADAIIAAGGKATAVACHIGEMEQISQVFAGIKEQFGRLDILVNNAATNPQFCNVLDTDLGAFQKTVDVNIRGYFFMSVEAGKLMRENGGGSIINVASINGISPGIFQGIYSVTKAAVINMTKVFAKECAQFGIRCNALLPGLTDTKFASALVKNDAILKQALTQIPLKRVADPSEMAGAVLYLASDASSYTTGVALNVDGGFLS, encoded by the coding sequence ATGTCCAAGACTCAGTTGTTCGACCTCGACGGCAAAATCGCGTTCGTCTCCGGCGCCAGCCGTGGCATCGGTGAAGCGATCGCCAAACTGCTGGCCCAGCAAGGCGCCCACGTGATCGTCTCGAGCCGCAAACTCGACGGTTGCCAGCACGTCGCCGACGCAATCATCGCCGCCGGCGGCAAAGCCACCGCCGTCGCCTGCCACATCGGTGAGATGGAGCAGATCAGCCAAGTGTTTGCCGGGATCAAGGAACAGTTCGGCCGCCTCGATATCCTGGTCAACAACGCCGCCACCAACCCACAGTTCTGCAACGTGCTCGACACCGATCTGGGTGCCTTTCAGAAAACCGTCGACGTGAACATTCGCGGTTACTTCTTCATGTCGGTGGAAGCCGGCAAGTTGATGCGCGAAAACGGTGGCGGCAGCATCATCAACGTCGCCTCGATCAACGGCATCTCGCCGGGGATTTTCCAGGGGATCTACTCGGTGACCAAGGCCGCGGTGATCAACATGACCAAAGTCTTCGCCAAGGAATGCGCGCAGTTCGGCATCCGCTGCAATGCCCTGCTGCCAGGCCTGACCGACACCAAATTTGCCTCGGCGCTGGTGAAGAACGACGCGATCCTGAAACAGGCACTGACGCAAATCCCGCTCAAACGCGTCGCCGACCCGAGCGAAATGGCCGGAGCGGTGCTCTACCTAGCCAGCGACGCGTCGAGCTACACCACCGGTGTTGCGCTGAATGTGGACGGCGGGTTCCTGTCCTGA
- a CDS encoding DUF1289 domain-containing protein, whose product MPNQTIKTPCVGLCSTVYGDLVCRGCKRFHHEVIHWNGYNEEEKRAVWLRLEQLLSQVMASKVEIFDPARLREQLEQRKIRFVPHQSEYCWAYQLIARGARVIINLEAYGMVLLPEFREWNLPELRDAIDREFFLLSEAHYQRYIAPGFLKDAFQL is encoded by the coding sequence ATGCCCAATCAGACCATCAAGACCCCTTGCGTCGGCCTCTGCTCCACGGTTTATGGAGATCTGGTGTGCCGTGGCTGCAAGCGATTCCACCACGAAGTGATCCATTGGAACGGTTACAACGAGGAGGAAAAGCGCGCGGTCTGGCTGCGTCTGGAGCAATTGCTGTCACAGGTGATGGCCAGCAAGGTCGAGATCTTCGACCCGGCGCGCCTGCGCGAGCAACTGGAACAGCGCAAGATCCGCTTTGTGCCGCATCAGTCGGAATATTGCTGGGCGTATCAACTGATTGCCCGGGGCGCACGGGTGATCATTAATTTGGAAGCGTACGGAATGGTGCTGCTGCCGGAGTTTCGCGAGTGGAACCTGCCGGAGTTGCGCGATGCCATTGATCGGGAATTTTTCCTGCTGTCGGAAGCGCATTATCAGCGCTATATCGCACCCGGGTTCCTCAAAGACGCTTTTCAACTGTAG
- a CDS encoding universal stress protein — MQAIRSILVVIDPEHSESLALKRAKLIAGVTQAHLHLLVCDKKHDHAGLLSVLKAALLAEGYSVTTEQAWNDSLHETIIDVQQAEGCGLVIKQHFPDSSLKKALLTPADWKLLRHCPTPVLLVKTSGSWKDKVILAAVDVGNADGEHRHLHTTIIDHGYDIASLAKAHLHVITAHPSPMLSAADPTFQLKETIQARYREQCRAFQAEFDVDDEHLHIEEGPADVLIPFMAHKLQAAVTVIGTVARSGLSGALIGNTAEAVLDALESDVLVLKPQEVEDHLVELAVKH; from the coding sequence ATGCAAGCCATTCGCAGCATTCTGGTGGTCATCGACCCTGAACATTCGGAAAGCCTGGCGCTCAAACGGGCCAAATTGATCGCGGGCGTGACCCAGGCCCATCTGCATCTGTTGGTGTGCGACAAAAAGCACGACCACGCCGGCCTGCTTAGCGTGCTCAAGGCCGCATTGCTTGCCGAGGGCTACAGCGTGACCACCGAACAGGCGTGGAACGACAGCCTCCACGAAACCATCATCGACGTGCAGCAGGCCGAAGGTTGCGGGCTGGTGATCAAACAGCACTTTCCCGACAGTTCGCTGAAAAAAGCCCTGCTGACCCCGGCCGACTGGAAACTGCTGCGCCATTGCCCTACTCCGGTGCTGCTGGTGAAAACCTCGGGGTCGTGGAAAGACAAGGTGATCCTCGCCGCCGTCGATGTCGGCAATGCCGACGGCGAGCACCGGCATCTGCACACCACCATCATCGATCATGGCTACGACATAGCGAGCCTGGCCAAGGCGCATTTGCACGTCATCACCGCGCATCCCTCGCCGATGCTGTCGGCAGCGGACCCGACGTTTCAGCTCAAGGAAACTATCCAGGCACGTTATCGCGAGCAATGCCGGGCGTTCCAGGCAGAATTTGATGTCGATGACGAACACCTGCACATCGAGGAAGGCCCGGCCGATGTGTTGATTCCGTTCATGGCGCACAAACTGCAGGCGGCGGTAACGGTGATAGGCACAGTGGCACGCAGCGGCTTGTCAGGCGCATTGATCGGCAACACCGCCGAAGCGGTACTGGATGCGCTGGAAAGCGATGTGCTGGTGCTCAAGCCGCAGGAAGTTGAGGATCATCTGGTGGAGCTGGCGGTGAAACATTAA
- a CDS encoding DUF1652 domain-containing protein yields the protein MLNLAQLRARLEQSFAPLACDCSVDGDHSLTVKLYHPESGEVDLVISGLDLGSLRTPESVEALVDELRYELESNSLRSARDSGLA from the coding sequence ATGTTGAATCTTGCGCAGTTGCGCGCGCGGCTTGAGCAGAGTTTTGCGCCGCTGGCTTGTGATTGTTCGGTGGATGGTGATCATTCGCTGACGGTCAAGTTGTATCACCCCGAGTCGGGGGAGGTGGATCTGGTGATCAGTGGTCTTGATCTGGGTTCGCTACGTACGCCTGAGTCCGTTGAGGCGTTGGTGGATGAGTTGCGGTATGAGCTTGAGAGCAATTCTTTGCGCTCGGCGCGGGATTCGGGTTTGGCTTAA
- a CDS encoding helix-turn-helix transcriptional regulator, producing MSQEVLTTETNRRQLQQIIAGLSDGVILLELDQSILWANEAALAMHGVSTIGDLGAHADEYAKRFSLRYRNNHTLSPEHYPISRVARCEVFSDVLIEVSPVGDPERLWVHSVRSMVLTDREGQPESLVLIMSDVTDWANAEQRFEKTFNANPAPAVICRLSDLRYIKVNPGFLEMTGYTREQVIGTSAYEIDIFEQAERRDLAIQRLRDVATIPQMQAELRLPDGGSKQVIVAGQPLLLNDENCMLLSFVDMEPRRKVEVALRQSEERFAKAFRLSPVPILICSAEDQHVIDVNQAFLETLAYDSEEVLGKTVTQLNFIDDDGVRVGLLAALAKNGRVDRVDVRVRKKNEDLLDCALSADTVNIHDTSCYLLVLMDMTERKRTELELVAAIEEVMKDASWFSRTLIEKLANVKKFNSPQLPSASFTDLTARERDVLGLICEGLADKEIAARLKLAPNTVRNHVATVYSKLDLHSRSEAIVWARERGLFSGEWGTKGQR from the coding sequence ATGAGCCAGGAAGTCCTGACCACCGAAACCAATCGTCGTCAGTTGCAGCAAATCATTGCCGGCCTGTCCGATGGCGTCATTTTGCTGGAGCTCGACCAGAGCATTCTCTGGGCCAACGAGGCGGCGCTGGCCATGCACGGCGTCAGCACTATCGGCGATCTGGGCGCCCACGCCGACGAGTACGCCAAGCGCTTCAGCCTGCGCTATCGCAATAATCACACCTTGTCGCCAGAGCACTACCCGATCAGCCGTGTCGCGCGCTGCGAGGTGTTCAGTGACGTGCTCATCGAAGTCTCACCCGTGGGCGATCCAGAGCGCCTCTGGGTGCACAGTGTGCGCAGCATGGTGCTGACTGACCGTGAAGGCCAGCCCGAGTCGCTGGTGCTGATCATGAGCGACGTCACCGATTGGGCCAACGCCGAGCAGCGCTTCGAAAAAACCTTCAATGCCAACCCGGCACCGGCGGTGATCTGTCGGCTCAGCGATTTGCGCTATATCAAGGTCAATCCGGGTTTCCTGGAGATGACCGGCTACACCCGCGAGCAGGTGATCGGCACGTCGGCCTATGAAATCGATATTTTTGAACAGGCCGAGCGACGCGACCTTGCCATTCAGCGTCTGCGCGACGTTGCGACCATTCCGCAGATGCAGGCCGAACTGCGCCTGCCCGATGGCGGCAGCAAACAGGTGATCGTTGCCGGGCAGCCGCTGCTGCTCAACGACGAGAACTGCATGTTGTTGTCTTTCGTCGACATGGAACCACGGCGCAAAGTCGAAGTGGCCCTGCGCCAGAGCGAGGAGCGGTTCGCCAAGGCTTTTCGTCTGAGTCCTGTGCCGATTCTGATCTGCAGCGCCGAGGATCAGCACGTCATCGACGTCAATCAGGCCTTCCTCGAAACCCTCGCTTATGACAGCGAGGAGGTGCTGGGCAAAACCGTGACGCAGTTGAACTTCATTGACGACGACGGTGTGCGTGTGGGGTTGCTTGCGGCGCTGGCGAAAAACGGTCGGGTGGACCGCGTAGACGTGCGGGTGCGCAAGAAGAATGAGGATCTGCTGGACTGCGCATTGTCGGCCGACACCGTGAATATTCACGACACGTCCTGCTATTTGCTGGTGTTGATGGACATGACTGAACGCAAGCGTACGGAGCTGGAGCTGGTGGCCGCGATTGAAGAGGTGATGAAGGATGCTTCTTGGTTCAGCCGGACCCTGATCGAAAAGCTCGCGAACGTGAAGAAGTTCAATTCGCCACAGTTGCCCAGCGCCTCGTTTACCGATCTGACGGCGCGCGAGCGCGATGTGCTGGGGTTGATCTGCGAAGGTCTGGCGGACAAGGAGATCGCCGCCCGACTGAAGCTGGCGCCCAATACCGTGCGTAATCATGTGGCGACGGTGTATTCCAAACTCGACCTGCACAGCCGCAGCGAGGCGATTGTCTGGGCCCGGGAGCGTGGCTTGTTTTCCGGAGAGTGGGGCACCAAAGGGCAGCGCTAG
- a CDS encoding 2-hydroxyacid dehydrogenase: MPATVLVLVETINDYLPILERQGFHLILAPTPAERAQAIVTHGSRIDAVLTRGPLGLNADEIAALPALKIITVIGAGYEQVDLQAASDRGITVTNGAGVNASSVADHAMAMLLALVRDIARCDAAVRRGEWPKIMRPSLAGKRLGILGLGAVGMAIAKRAALGFDMQICYHSRQMRSDVPYAFCSTPTELARAADFLIVATPGGLGTQHLVTRTVLDALGPNGFIVNIARASVIATADLISALEQRRIAGAALDVFDHEPHVADALKALSNVLLTPHVAGLSPEATQGTVELVGKNLMAFFSGEPVLTPITLPPRLNDQRVH; this comes from the coding sequence ATGCCCGCAACCGTTCTGGTACTGGTTGAAACCATCAATGACTATCTGCCGATTCTCGAACGTCAAGGCTTTCACCTGATTCTCGCCCCTACGCCGGCCGAGCGTGCGCAAGCCATCGTCACCCACGGCAGCCGCATCGATGCGGTGCTGACCCGTGGCCCGCTGGGCCTGAACGCCGATGAAATCGCCGCCCTGCCCGCGCTGAAAATCATCACGGTGATCGGCGCCGGTTACGAGCAAGTCGACCTGCAAGCGGCCAGCGACCGCGGCATTACCGTCACCAACGGGGCCGGCGTCAACGCCTCCTCGGTAGCCGACCATGCAATGGCGATGCTGTTGGCGCTGGTGCGTGACATTGCGCGTTGCGACGCTGCCGTTCGCCGCGGTGAATGGCCGAAGATCATGCGTCCGTCGCTGGCCGGCAAACGTCTGGGCATTCTTGGATTGGGTGCGGTGGGCATGGCAATCGCCAAACGCGCGGCCTTGGGCTTCGACATGCAGATCTGCTATCACAGCCGCCAGATGCGCAGCGATGTGCCTTATGCCTTCTGCTCGACCCCGACCGAACTGGCGCGGGCCGCAGACTTCCTGATCGTCGCCACCCCCGGCGGACTCGGCACCCAGCATCTGGTGACCCGCACGGTGCTTGACGCCCTCGGACCGAACGGTTTTATCGTCAACATTGCCCGGGCCAGCGTGATCGCCACGGCGGACCTGATCAGCGCTCTGGAGCAACGGCGGATCGCCGGCGCCGCGCTGGATGTGTTCGACCACGAGCCGCACGTGGCGGATGCGCTGAAAGCCCTGAGCAACGTGCTGCTGACGCCACACGTCGCCGGCCTGTCACCGGAAGCCACCCAGGGCACGGTGGAACTGGTGGGCAAAAATCTCATGGCGTTCTTTTCCGGCGAGCCGGTACTGACGCCCATCACGCTGCCGCCCAGGCTCAACGATCAGCGTGTGCACTAA
- a CDS encoding tautomerase family protein, whose translation MPLVRVDIHQNPDPTFAKRIGEQIYAALRSCIDVPEHDNFQILAEHDRQHFVYDPQYLGIQRSEGVVFIQITISEGRTVEKKQLLFKTIAESLHAQLAVRLEDVFINLVEVKKENWSFGNGLAQYVT comes from the coding sequence ATGCCACTGGTTCGCGTCGACATCCATCAAAACCCCGACCCCACCTTCGCCAAACGTATCGGCGAACAGATCTACGCCGCCCTGCGCAGCTGTATCGATGTGCCGGAACACGATAACTTTCAGATCCTCGCCGAACACGACCGCCAGCACTTTGTCTACGATCCGCAATACCTCGGCATCCAGCGCAGCGAGGGCGTGGTGTTCATCCAGATCACCATCAGCGAAGGTCGCACGGTGGAGAAAAAGCAGTTGCTGTTCAAAACCATCGCCGAGAGTCTTCACGCACAATTGGCGGTGCGCCTGGAGGATGTGTTCATCAATCTGGTAGAAGTGAAAAAAGAGAACTGGTCATTCGGCAACGGCCTGGCGCAGTACGTCACCTGA
- a CDS encoding DUF4280 domain-containing protein, protein MGCPQVCASATLQCSFGAAPSMLNVLPVNRTLTGGMPAANIMDHIPLVNILPFGVCMSMANPMVAAATAAALGVLTPMPCIPATATPWIPGGAPTLLLGGMPAIDANSTLMCNWAGVIKIVMPGQMQMLIP, encoded by the coding sequence ATGGGCTGCCCGCAAGTCTGTGCCAGCGCCACCCTGCAATGCAGCTTCGGCGCCGCGCCGTCGATGCTCAACGTGTTGCCGGTCAATCGCACCCTGACGGGCGGGATGCCAGCGGCGAACATCATGGATCACATCCCGCTGGTCAACATCCTGCCGTTCGGCGTGTGCATGAGCATGGCCAATCCGATGGTGGCGGCCGCCACCGCGGCGGCGCTCGGCGTGCTGACGCCGATGCCGTGCATTCCGGCGACGGCGACGCCGTGGATCCCAGGGGGGGCGCCGACGCTGTTGCTCGGCGGGATGCCGGCGATCGATGCCAACAGCACATTGATGTGCAACTGGGCGGGGGTGATCAAGATCGTGATGCCGGGGCAGATGCAGATGCTCATTCCCTGA
- a CDS encoding HAAAP family serine/threonine permease: MNDQANSLEKRFDAAAPAELSSWNRQDTTWMLGLFGTAIGAGTLFLPINAGLGGFWPLVILALLAFPMTFYAHRGLTRFVLSGREGADITEVVEQHFGIKAGALITLLYFFAIFPILLIYSVGLTNTVASFLEHQLHITPPPRVLLSFVLILGLLAVVRCGEQAIVKAMSLMVYPFIVALLFLAVYLIPHWNGGILATASQVPAPSALLHTLWLAIPVMVFSFNHSPIISAFAVDQKRRYGVHAEARSSQILSRAHALMVLMVLFFVFSCVLTLSPEQLAEAKAQNLSILSYLANHFSNPTIAFAAPLIAFVAISKSFLGHYIGASEGLKGLIVKSGKRPGAKALDRIVAAFMLVICWIVATLNPSILGMIETIGGPVIAAILFLMPMYAIRKVPAMARYRGQASNVFVTAVGLVAISALVYKLTM; this comes from the coding sequence ATGAATGATCAGGCCAATAGCCTCGAAAAGCGCTTTGACGCAGCAGCCCCCGCTGAACTTTCGAGCTGGAATCGCCAGGACACCACCTGGATGCTGGGACTGTTTGGGACGGCCATTGGCGCCGGTACCCTGTTTTTGCCGATCAATGCAGGGCTGGGTGGCTTCTGGCCGCTGGTGATCCTCGCGCTGCTGGCGTTCCCGATGACGTTCTACGCCCACCGTGGACTGACCCGTTTTGTATTGTCCGGTCGTGAAGGAGCCGACATCACCGAAGTGGTCGAGCAGCATTTCGGCATCAAGGCGGGTGCGTTGATCACGCTGCTGTATTTCTTCGCGATCTTTCCGATCCTGCTGATCTACAGCGTCGGCCTGACCAACACGGTCGCCAGTTTCCTTGAGCACCAACTGCACATCACGCCGCCGCCGCGTGTGCTGCTGTCGTTCGTGCTGATTCTCGGGCTGCTGGCCGTGGTGCGTTGCGGTGAGCAGGCCATCGTCAAGGCCATGAGCCTGATGGTTTACCCGTTCATCGTCGCGCTGCTGTTTCTCGCGGTGTACCTGATTCCGCACTGGAACGGCGGCATCCTCGCCACGGCATCGCAGGTGCCGGCGCCGTCGGCGCTGCTGCATACCCTGTGGCTGGCGATTCCGGTGATGGTGTTCTCGTTCAACCATTCACCCATCATCTCGGCGTTTGCGGTGGATCAGAAGCGCCGTTACGGCGTGCACGCCGAGGCGCGCAGTTCGCAGATCCTCTCCCGCGCCCATGCGTTGATGGTGCTGATGGTGCTGTTCTTTGTGTTCAGCTGCGTGCTGACCCTGTCGCCGGAACAACTGGCTGAGGCGAAAGCGCAGAACCTGTCGATCCTGTCGTACCTGGCCAACCACTTCAGCAACCCGACCATTGCCTTCGCCGCGCCGTTGATTGCGTTCGTGGCGATTTCCAAGTCATTCCTCGGTCACTACATCGGTGCCAGCGAAGGCCTCAAAGGCCTGATCGTCAAGAGTGGCAAGCGTCCGGGTGCCAAGGCGCTGGATCGCATCGTCGCGGCGTTTATGCTGGTGATCTGCTGGATCGTGGCGACGCTGAATCCGAGCATCCTGGGCATGATCGAAACCATCGGTGGCCCGGTGATTGCGGCGATCCTGTTCCTGATGCCGATGTACGCCATCCGTAAAGTGCCAGCGATGGCCCGTTATCGCGGCCAGGCCTCGAACGTGTTTGTCACGGCGGTGGGCCTGGTGGCGATTTCGGCGCTGGTTTACAAGCTGACGATGTAA
- the acnB gene encoding bifunctional aconitate hydratase 2/2-methylisocitrate dehydratase: MLEAYRKHIEERAALGIVPQPLNAEQTAGLVELLKNPPAGEEAFLVDLITNRVPPGVDEAAYVKAGFLSALAKGEATSPLLDKKRAVELLGTMQGGYNIVTLVELLDDAELAPVAAEELKHTLLMFDAFHDVAEKAKNGNVHAKAVLQSWADGEWFKKRPVLADKISLRVFKVTGETNTDDLSPAPDAWSRPDIPLHALAMLKMARDGIVPDEQGKTGPMKQIEEMRGQGFPIAYVGDVVGTGSSRKSATNSVLWFFGDDIPYVPNKRAGGFCFGSKIAPIFYNTMEDAGALPIEFDVSNMNMGDVIDLYPHAGKVCKHGTDEVITTFEMKTPVLLDEVRAGGRIPLIIGRGLTEKARAELGLPAFDLFKKPDAPIESTKGYTLAQKMVGKACGLAEGKGIRPGTYCEPKMTTVGSQDTTGPMTRDELKDLACLGFSADLVMQSFCHTAAYPKPIDVTTHHTLPDFIMTRGGVSLRPGDGIIHSWLNRMLLPDTVGTGGDSHTRFPMGISFPAGSGLVAFAAATGVMPLDMPESILVRFKGKMKPGITLRDLVHAIPYFAIQNGLLTVEKKGKKNAFSGRILEIEGLEGLTLEQAFELSDASAERSAAGCTIKLSKESITEYLNSNITLLRWMIGEGYGDARTLERRAQAMEAWVANPELMEADADAEYAEVIEIDLADINEPVLCAPNDPDDARLLSSVAGEKIDEVFIGSCMTNIGHFRAAGKLLDQVKGQLPTRLWLSPPTKMDAHQLTEEGYYGIYGKAGARMEMPGCSLCMGNQARVEPNSTVVSTSTRNFPNRLGDGANVYLASAELASVASILGRLPTVEEYMEYAGKIDSMAADIYRYLSFDQIAEFREAAANANIPVVQA; the protein is encoded by the coding sequence GTGCTTGAAGCCTACCGCAAACATATCGAAGAGCGTGCAGCCCTGGGTATCGTTCCCCAGCCGCTTAACGCCGAACAAACAGCAGGCCTGGTCGAGCTGCTGAAGAACCCTCCGGCTGGCGAAGAAGCTTTCCTCGTTGACCTGATCACCAATCGCGTACCACCTGGAGTGGACGAAGCCGCCTACGTCAAGGCCGGCTTCCTGTCTGCTCTGGCCAAGGGCGAAGCCACCTCCCCTCTGCTGGACAAGAAACGCGCTGTAGAACTGCTCGGCACCATGCAGGGCGGCTACAACATCGTCACTCTGGTCGAGCTGCTGGACGACGCCGAGCTGGCGCCAGTCGCCGCCGAAGAACTCAAGCACACCCTGCTAATGTTCGACGCCTTCCACGACGTCGCGGAAAAAGCCAAGAACGGCAACGTTCACGCCAAGGCCGTGCTGCAATCCTGGGCTGACGGCGAGTGGTTCAAGAAGCGCCCGGTGCTGGCCGACAAGATCAGCCTGCGCGTGTTCAAGGTCACCGGCGAAACCAACACCGACGACCTGTCGCCTGCGCCAGACGCCTGGTCCCGCCCGGACATCCCGCTGCACGCCCTGGCCATGCTGAAAATGGCCCGTGACGGCATCGTTCCGGACGAGCAAGGCAAGACCGGCCCGATGAAGCAGATCGAAGAAATGCGCGGCCAGGGCTTCCCGATCGCCTACGTCGGTGACGTGGTTGGTACCGGTTCCTCGCGTAAATCGGCAACCAACTCGGTGCTGTGGTTCTTCGGCGACGACATTCCTTACGTGCCGAACAAGCGCGCCGGCGGTTTCTGCTTCGGCAGCAAAATTGCACCGATCTTCTACAACACCATGGAAGATGCTGGCGCCCTGCCGATCGAGTTCGACGTGTCGAACATGAACATGGGCGACGTGATCGACCTGTACCCGCACGCTGGCAAAGTCTGCAAGCACGGTACCGACGAAGTCATCACCACCTTCGAAATGAAGACCCCTGTGCTGCTGGACGAAGTCCGTGCCGGCGGTCGTATTCCGCTGATCATCGGCCGTGGCCTGACCGAGAAGGCTCGCGCCGAACTGGGTCTGCCAGCGTTCGACCTGTTCAAGAAGCCTGATGCACCGATTGAAAGCACCAAGGGTTACACCCTGGCGCAGAAAATGGTCGGCAAGGCTTGCGGTCTGGCAGAAGGCAAAGGCATCCGTCCTGGCACCTACTGCGAACCGAAAATGACCACCGTAGGTTCTCAGGACACCACCGGTCCCATGACCCGTGACGAACTGAAAGACCTGGCGTGCCTGGGCTTCTCCGCTGATCTGGTGATGCAGTCGTTCTGCCACACCGCGGCTTATCCGAAGCCGATCGACGTGACCACCCACCACACCCTGCCTGACTTCATCATGACCCGCGGCGGCGTTTCCCTGCGTCCGGGCGACGGCATCATCCACTCGTGGCTGAACCGCATGCTGCTGCCAGACACCGTCGGTACCGGTGGTGACTCGCACACCCGTTTCCCGATGGGCATCTCGTTCCCGGCCGGTTCCGGTCTGGTTGCGTTCGCCGCTGCCACCGGCGTCATGCCGCTGGACATGCCGGAATCGATCCTGGTGCGCTTCAAAGGCAAGATGAAACCTGGCATCACCCTGCGTGACCTGGTTCATGCCATTCCGTACTTCGCCATCCAGAACGGTCTGCTGACCGTCGAGAAGAAAGGCAAGAAAAACGCCTTCTCCGGCCGCATCCTGGAAATCGAAGGCCTGGAAGGTCTGACCCTGGAACAGGCGTTCGAACTGTCCGACGCCTCGGCCGAACGTTCGGCTGCCGGTTGCACCATCAAGCTGTCGAAAGAATCGATCACCGAGTACCTGAACTCCAACATCACCCTGCTGCGCTGGATGATCGGCGAAGGCTACGGCGATGCACGTACCCTGGAACGTCGTGCGCAAGCGATGGAAGCCTGGGTTGCCAATCCGGAACTGATGGAAGCCGATGCCGACGCCGAATACGCCGAAGTCATCGAAATCGATCTGGCCGACATCAACGAGCCTGTGCTCTGCGCACCGAACGATCCGGACGACGCCCGTCTGCTGTCCAGCGTTGCTGGCGAGAAGATCGACGAAGTGTTCATCGGTTCGTGCATGACCAACATCGGTCACTTCCGCGCTGCCGGTAAACTGCTGGATCAGGTCAAGGGTCAGCTGCCAACTCGTCTGTGGCTGTCGCCGCCGACCAAGATGGACGCTCACCAACTGACCGAAGAAGGCTACTACGGGATCTACGGCAAGGCTGGCGCACGCATGGAAATGCCAGGCTGCTCGCTGTGCATGGGCAACCAGGCACGCGTTGAGCCGAACAGCACCGTGGTCTCCACGTCGACCCGTAACTTCCCGAACCGTCTGGGCGACGGCGCGAACGTCTACCTGGCTTCGGCTGAGCTGGCGTCCGTTGCGTCGATCCTGGGTCGCCTGCCGACCGTCGAGGAGTACATGGAATACGCTGGCAAGATCGACAGCATGGCGGCCGATATCTACCGCTACCTGTCCTTCGACCAGATTGCCGAGTTCCGTGAGGCTGCTGCGAACGCCAACATCCCGGTCGTTCAAGCCTAA